A region of Kribbella sp. NBC_01245 DNA encodes the following proteins:
- a CDS encoding ThuA domain-containing protein, whose product MPEPIRVTVWGENVHEHRDQSVKEIYPDTMHETIAAGLRASLGTDVEVRTAWMQQPENGLTEEVLANTDVLTWWGHAAHGDVTDEVAERVQQAVLAGMGLLVLHSAHFSKPFIRLMGTTCTLDWRSDGTDRELLWTVSPGHPIASGVPHPMVLEKEEMYGELFDIPQPDELVFISSFSGGEVFRSGCAYRRGRGRVFYFRPGDQEYPTYHDGGVKKVIANAVKWLAPDSPRAIPEVHHRAHREWFTK is encoded by the coding sequence ATGCCTGAGCCGATCCGCGTCACCGTTTGGGGCGAAAACGTCCACGAGCACCGCGATCAAAGCGTCAAGGAAATCTATCCGGACACCATGCACGAAACGATCGCGGCCGGATTGCGGGCGTCGCTCGGAACTGACGTCGAGGTTCGTACGGCGTGGATGCAGCAGCCCGAAAACGGATTGACCGAAGAGGTGCTGGCGAATACCGATGTGCTCACCTGGTGGGGGCATGCCGCGCACGGGGATGTCACCGACGAGGTGGCCGAACGGGTGCAGCAGGCAGTGCTTGCCGGGATGGGCTTATTGGTGTTGCATTCGGCGCATTTCTCGAAGCCGTTCATCCGGCTGATGGGGACTACGTGCACGCTGGATTGGCGGAGCGACGGGACCGATCGCGAGTTGCTCTGGACGGTGTCGCCGGGGCATCCGATCGCCTCAGGAGTGCCGCATCCGATGGTGCTGGAGAAGGAAGAGATGTACGGGGAATTGTTCGATATTCCTCAGCCGGATGAGCTGGTTTTCATTAGCTCATTCAGTGGCGGCGAGGTATTTCGGTCGGGCTGCGCCTACCGCCGCGGACGTGGTCGGGTGTTCTATTTCCGACCGGGCGACCAAGAGTATCCGACGTACCACGACGGCGGTGTGAAGAAGGTTATTGCCAACGCGGTGAAATGGCTGGCGCCGGACTCGCCGCGCGCTATTCCTGAGGTTCACCACCGGGCGCACCGGGAGTGGTTCACCAAATAG
- a CDS encoding mannose-1-phosphate guanylyltransferase yields the protein MRNVVILAGGSGTRLWPLSRSDKPKQLLPLTGGLSLLRVAYNRLEGLVDPSRIYVCAAAAYGEQIRAQIPELPEGNLIGEPIGRDTANAVGLASAVVGRDDPDATLAILTSDHLITPEEDFRAAIEAAFDVVEARPRSLATFGIEPTHPHTGLGYVERGEPIEGTSAYVVDRFREKPDRATAEEYLATGRFWWNSGMFVWRAETLLSVLDDLLPASAAELRRVAAGWDTPERDAVLAEVYPQLQKISVDFAVMEPVSQGKVDAEVVVVPMPVKWLDVGSWAALAGTYNADDRGNRRDENALVCLLDSDDNVIVTDDPNHLIATVGLREHIIVHTRDVTMVCPLVDGERVKDLVAHVQTTHSAKYT from the coding sequence ATGCGAAACGTGGTGATTCTGGCCGGCGGGTCGGGGACGCGGTTGTGGCCGTTGTCCCGGTCCGACAAGCCCAAGCAGCTGCTGCCCCTGACGGGCGGCTTGTCGCTGCTCCGGGTGGCGTACAACCGGCTAGAGGGACTTGTCGATCCTTCGCGCATCTACGTCTGCGCGGCGGCGGCGTACGGCGAGCAGATTCGGGCCCAGATCCCGGAACTGCCCGAGGGCAACCTGATCGGCGAACCGATCGGGCGCGACACCGCGAATGCCGTCGGTCTGGCCTCGGCCGTGGTCGGCCGCGACGACCCGGACGCCACGCTCGCGATCCTCACCTCAGACCACCTGATCACGCCGGAAGAGGACTTCCGCGCAGCGATCGAGGCCGCCTTCGACGTCGTGGAGGCTCGGCCGCGATCGCTGGCCACCTTCGGGATCGAGCCGACGCATCCGCACACCGGCCTCGGGTACGTCGAACGCGGCGAGCCGATCGAGGGCACTTCGGCGTACGTCGTGGACCGGTTCCGGGAGAAGCCGGATCGCGCCACCGCCGAGGAATACCTCGCGACCGGGCGCTTCTGGTGGAACTCGGGCATGTTCGTCTGGCGTGCCGAGACCCTGCTGAGCGTGCTCGACGACCTGCTCCCGGCCTCGGCCGCCGAGCTTCGTCGCGTCGCGGCCGGGTGGGATACGCCCGAGCGGGATGCCGTCCTGGCTGAGGTCTATCCCCAGTTGCAGAAGATCAGCGTCGACTTCGCCGTGATGGAGCCCGTCTCGCAGGGCAAGGTCGATGCCGAAGTCGTCGTCGTGCCGATGCCGGTCAAGTGGCTGGACGTCGGTTCCTGGGCCGCGCTGGCCGGCACCTACAACGCGGACGACCGCGGCAACCGCCGCGACGAGAACGCCCTCGTCTGCCTGCTCGACTCCGACGACAACGTCATCGTCACCGACGATCCCAACCACCTGATCGCCACGGTCGGCCTCCGCGAGCACATCATCGTCCACACCCGCGACGTGACCATGGTCTGCCCTTTGGTCGACGGCGAACGCGTTAAAGACCTAGTGGCCCACGTCCAAACGACGCATTCCGCCAAATACACCTGA